In Natronococcus occultus SP4, the following proteins share a genomic window:
- the glpA gene encoding anaerobic glycerol-3-phosphate dehydrogenase subunit GlpA: MAHDTEVLVLGGGSTGCGIARDLAMRGLEVTLVERGNLTDGTTGRMHGLLHSGGRYAVSDQASAVECIEENEILRDIAGHCVELTGGLFVQRPEDPDDYFREKLEGCRDCDIPAKVLSGREAREVEPYLATDVKRAIQVPDGAIDPFRLCVANALDAERHGARVETHAEVIDLLREGDDIYGVTVRHDSGPGKRTHKAPGTTEDITADYVVNATGAWAGQIGAMADLDVEVRPSKGVMTIMNVRQVDTVINRCRPKGDADIIVPHETTAILGTTDEEVEDPDDYPEEKWEVDMMIDTLSELVPILEESRTIRSFWGVRPLYEPPGRGTKDPTDITRDFFLLDHEDRDGVSGMSSIVGGKFTTYRAMAEEISNHVCDQLGVRASCRTAEEALPGSENLAVLEDGMDDFGLRSPIARRSKQRLGSRSSEVLETDDPNPVVCQCEGVTRAEVQDAIDQSGSDLNAVRIRTRASMGNCQGGFCCANMANELHPEYDEETTREALDELFQERWKGERHALWGEQLSQAMLNYALHATTMNRDNDPASRPDGVDYAAFDSGDSSARTPQRRRSGGD, from the coding sequence ATGGCACACGACACCGAGGTTCTCGTACTCGGGGGCGGCTCGACCGGCTGTGGTATCGCCAGAGATCTGGCGATGCGCGGCCTCGAGGTCACGCTCGTCGAGCGAGGCAATCTGACCGACGGAACGACCGGCCGAATGCACGGCCTGCTCCACAGCGGGGGACGGTACGCGGTTTCGGATCAGGCCAGCGCGGTCGAGTGTATCGAGGAGAACGAGATCCTTCGGGATATCGCCGGCCACTGCGTGGAGCTGACCGGCGGGCTGTTCGTCCAGCGACCCGAGGACCCGGACGACTACTTCCGGGAGAAACTCGAGGGCTGTCGCGACTGCGACATTCCCGCGAAAGTGCTCTCGGGACGGGAGGCTCGCGAGGTCGAGCCCTACCTCGCGACGGACGTCAAACGCGCGATCCAGGTGCCTGACGGGGCGATCGATCCGTTCCGTCTCTGCGTCGCGAACGCGCTCGACGCTGAGCGACACGGCGCCCGAGTCGAGACCCACGCCGAGGTGATCGACCTGCTGCGGGAGGGCGACGACATCTACGGCGTGACGGTGCGCCACGACTCCGGACCGGGCAAGCGCACGCACAAGGCGCCGGGGACGACCGAGGACATCACCGCCGACTACGTCGTCAACGCCACCGGTGCCTGGGCCGGCCAGATCGGCGCGATGGCCGACTTAGACGTCGAAGTCCGTCCCTCGAAGGGTGTGATGACGATCATGAACGTCCGCCAGGTCGACACCGTCATCAACCGCTGTCGACCGAAGGGCGACGCCGACATCATCGTCCCCCACGAGACGACGGCGATTCTGGGCACCACGGACGAGGAGGTCGAGGACCCGGACGACTACCCCGAGGAGAAGTGGGAGGTCGACATGATGATCGACACGCTCTCGGAGCTCGTGCCGATCCTCGAGGAGTCCCGAACCATTCGCTCGTTCTGGGGCGTGCGGCCGCTGTACGAGCCCCCGGGCCGGGGCACCAAGGACCCCACCGACATCACGCGCGATTTCTTCCTGCTCGATCACGAGGACCGGGACGGCGTCTCCGGGATGTCCAGCATCGTCGGCGGGAAGTTCACCACCTACCGGGCGATGGCCGAGGAGATCTCGAACCACGTCTGCGACCAGCTCGGAGTGCGGGCCTCCTGTCGGACCGCCGAGGAGGCCCTGCCGGGCAGCGAGAACCTCGCCGTCCTCGAGGACGGGATGGACGACTTCGGGCTGCGCTCGCCGATCGCTCGCCGGAGCAAGCAACGGTTGGGCAGCCGCTCGTCGGAGGTGCTCGAGACGGACGACCCAAACCCCGTCGTCTGTCAGTGCGAGGGTGTCACCCGAGCCGAAGTGCAGGACGCGATCGACCAATCCGGCTCGGACCTGAACGCCGTTCGCATCCGCACACGGGCCTCGATGGGCAACTGTCAGGGCGGCTTCTGCTGTGCGAACATGGCCAACGAGCTCCACCCCGAGTACGACGAGGAGACGACCCGAGAGGCCCTGGACGAACTCTTCCAGGAGCGCTGGAAGGGCGAACGCCACGCCCTCTGGGGCGAGCAGCTCTCTCAGGCGATGCTCAACTACGCCCTGCACGCGACGACGATGAACCGGGACAACGACCCCGCGAGCCGTCCCGACGGCGTCGACTACGCCGCGTTCGATTCGGGCGACTCGAGCGCGCGGACCCCACAGCGGCGCCGATCCGGAGGTGACTGA
- the glpB gene encoding glycerol-3-phosphate dehydrogenase subunit GlpB — protein MAISDDVLVIGGGIAGATAALAAAEEGADVRLVTHKQSTLRNASGLIDVLGYTHEGEGPIVDPFERLAELPTGHPYERVGTEAVREALAFFDEVAGDAYTGDHTDANALVPTHGGTVKPTARYPVSTADGLASDPRDTLLVGFETLTDFDAPLAASHLEAAGAPFSARGITLQFPGIVRDDAKLTRYAHLLDHEERVETAAGEQSAREALALAVEAHLEDETRVGFPALLGDEFAAEVRADLADSLGADVFEVPMGPPSLPGMRLEDVLYEALEDAGVRVASGVPVVDYETDGDAVDHVLVDRHGQEIPHEASQYVLATGGLVGKGVRSERERVFEPIFDCFVPHADDRYDWFVDDVFGEQPYARFGVVPDRELRPLDADEEPEFSNLRAAGAVLGGYDYAAEKSGAGVSLATGYVAGGRAGTEASR, from the coding sequence ATGGCGATCAGCGACGACGTCCTCGTGATCGGCGGCGGGATCGCCGGTGCGACCGCAGCTCTCGCCGCGGCCGAGGAGGGCGCCGACGTCCGGCTGGTCACCCACAAACAGAGCACGCTCCGGAACGCCAGCGGGCTGATCGACGTGCTTGGGTACACCCACGAGGGCGAGGGTCCGATCGTCGATCCCTTCGAGCGCCTCGCGGAGCTCCCGACGGGCCATCCCTACGAACGGGTCGGCACCGAGGCGGTCAGGGAAGCGCTTGCGTTCTTCGACGAGGTCGCCGGCGACGCCTATACCGGCGACCACACCGACGCGAACGCCCTGGTGCCGACCCACGGTGGCACCGTCAAACCCACGGCCCGATACCCGGTCTCGACGGCCGACGGACTCGCGAGCGACCCACGGGACACGCTGCTGGTCGGCTTCGAGACGCTGACCGACTTTGACGCGCCGCTGGCGGCCTCCCACCTCGAGGCGGCCGGCGCGCCGTTCTCGGCTCGCGGTATCACGCTGCAGTTCCCCGGCATCGTCCGGGACGACGCGAAACTCACGCGGTACGCCCACCTGCTCGACCACGAGGAGCGCGTCGAGACGGCCGCAGGCGAACAGTCCGCTCGCGAGGCGCTCGCTTTGGCCGTTGAGGCCCACCTCGAGGACGAGACCCGCGTCGGCTTCCCCGCACTGCTGGGCGACGAGTTCGCCGCGGAGGTCCGTGCGGATCTCGCGGACTCGCTGGGCGCCGACGTCTTCGAGGTGCCGATGGGGCCGCCCAGCCTCCCGGGGATGCGCCTCGAGGACGTGCTGTACGAGGCCCTCGAGGACGCCGGCGTGCGTGTCGCCTCCGGCGTCCCGGTGGTCGACTACGAGACCGATGGCGACGCCGTCGACCACGTGCTGGTCGACCGCCACGGTCAGGAGATCCCCCACGAGGCGAGCCAGTACGTCCTCGCGACGGGCGGGCTCGTCGGTAAGGGCGTCCGCAGCGAACGCGAGCGCGTGTTCGAGCCGATCTTTGACTGTTTCGTTCCCCACGCCGACGACCGCTACGACTGGTTCGTCGACGACGTCTTCGGCGAGCAGCCCTACGCCCGGTTCGGCGTCGTTCCCGACCGGGAGTTGCGGCCCCTCGACGCCGACGAGGAACCCGAGTTTTCGAATCTCCGGGCGGCTGGAGCGGTGCTTGGCGGGTACGACTACGCGGCCGAGAAATCCGGTGCTGGCGTCTCGCTGGCGACGGGGTACGTCGCTGGCGGTCGGGCCGGGACGGAGGCGAGCAGATGA
- a CDS encoding anaerobic glycerol-3-phosphate dehydrogenase subunit C, with product MSDAEQPMDDHVPGEEEGFEPIEVFPEAEEMDLRPGADNCYKCSTCDTSCPVAEVDDEFPGPKFQGPEQWRLKRQEDHDIDDSVMKCSNCMRCDSACPSEVPLSQMHNTARAEYVEQNMSKLSREYWRNRMLANYRKLAPLAATFPRTANFVTGLSVTKWLGEKVMGIAGERDLPEFATQTFREWWTERGGNETSRERARAARAERGEDVENPHKRIAYFHGCYSNYNTPEVAKALVRVYEHLGYEIMVPEQACSGTPMFANGMLEDARRDAETNVRELADAIENGADIVASCSSCSMSIRQEYPELFDFEGTEEVAANTWDAVEYLRVHEDLKTELEGTSVDASFAYHAPCHARNQGLAGQTVEVLGVIDGIDVEDVGDSCSGISGTYGWKEENYDTSMKIGEEMFEHMESAEATTGLTECPTCSMQMGHGTGYEITHTLEVLEAALVGTER from the coding sequence ATGAGTGACGCAGAGCAGCCGATGGACGATCACGTACCGGGCGAGGAAGAGGGGTTCGAGCCGATCGAGGTGTTCCCCGAGGCCGAGGAGATGGACCTCCGGCCAGGGGCGGACAACTGTTACAAGTGCTCGACCTGCGACACGAGCTGTCCCGTCGCCGAGGTCGACGACGAGTTCCCCGGGCCGAAGTTCCAGGGCCCCGAGCAGTGGCGGCTCAAGCGCCAGGAGGACCACGACATCGACGACTCGGTGATGAAGTGTTCGAACTGTATGCGCTGTGACAGCGCCTGTCCCTCCGAGGTCCCCCTCTCCCAGATGCACAACACGGCTCGGGCCGAGTACGTCGAGCAAAACATGAGCAAGCTCTCCCGGGAGTACTGGCGCAACCGGATGCTCGCGAACTACCGGAAGCTGGCCCCGCTGGCGGCGACGTTCCCGCGGACCGCGAACTTCGTGACCGGACTGTCGGTGACGAAGTGGCTGGGCGAGAAGGTGATGGGGATCGCGGGCGAGCGCGACCTCCCCGAGTTCGCGACCCAGACGTTCCGGGAGTGGTGGACCGAACGCGGCGGCAACGAGACCTCACGGGAGCGAGCACGGGCGGCCCGGGCCGAGCGCGGCGAGGACGTCGAGAACCCTCACAAGCGCATCGCGTACTTCCACGGCTGTTACTCGAACTACAACACGCCGGAGGTCGCGAAGGCACTCGTCCGGGTGTACGAACACCTCGGCTACGAGATCATGGTTCCAGAGCAGGCCTGTTCGGGGACGCCGATGTTCGCCAACGGGATGCTCGAGGACGCCCGCCGGGACGCCGAGACGAACGTCCGCGAGCTGGCCGACGCGATCGAGAACGGCGCCGACATCGTCGCCTCCTGTAGCTCGTGTTCGATGTCGATCCGCCAGGAGTACCCCGAGCTGTTCGACTTCGAGGGGACCGAGGAGGTCGCCGCCAACACCTGGGACGCTGTCGAGTACCTGCGGGTCCACGAGGACCTGAAAACGGAGCTCGAGGGAACCTCGGTCGACGCGAGCTTCGCCTACCACGCGCCGTGTCACGCCCGCAACCAGGGGCTGGCCGGCCAGACCGTCGAGGTTCTGGGGGTGATCGACGGGATCGACGTCGAGGACGTCGGCGACTCCTGTTCGGGGATCTCGGGCACCTACGGCTGGAAGGAGGAGAACTACGACACCTCGATGAAGATCGGCGAGGAGATGTTCGAACACATGGAGTCGGCGGAGGCGACGACCGGGCTCACCGAGTGTCCGACCTGTTCGATGCAGATGGGCCACGGCACCGGGTACGAGATCACCCACACGCTGGAGGTGCTCGAGGCCGCGCTCGTCGGCACGGAACGATAA
- a CDS encoding Cdc6/Cdc18 family protein → MNLAERIARRRSAHRTSGIVVNRNHLSPVVHRSEPVGRGPILEQLLDALEPVFDDELPESAAVVGSAGSGTSAIVTALFDALNERLGESTRTIGTTTRAGSSGTVTWFVYVDARRVGSPFSFYRTVLSMISSESVPESGVGTDDLRERLQSRLSRPDRRAVVAIDHHDEPETLGYDRVRELLDPVDDGVATVAVGQTEPADWTGTTVTVPAYRHHELADVVTDRTSTGLTAGTLDHDTVREIAIWADGNAHDALAAVFAAAVAAVGDDADRIERTHLETAMDDVPDRGVHVDRALSLSETRQRVLCNLIDVDAADRPIREVATEIADRSELTAGTVKRFLYELAERGVIERVPLETNGSGRRPSTVVPRFPTIAFRALAATDDESS, encoded by the coding sequence ATGAACCTCGCGGAGCGCATCGCACGGCGGCGATCCGCACACCGGACGAGCGGGATCGTCGTCAACCGCAACCACCTCAGCCCGGTCGTCCATCGCTCGGAGCCGGTCGGGCGGGGGCCCATCCTCGAGCAGCTGCTGGACGCGCTCGAGCCGGTGTTCGACGACGAACTCCCTGAGTCCGCGGCGGTTGTCGGCTCCGCCGGCTCCGGTACGTCGGCGATCGTGACGGCGCTGTTCGACGCGCTGAACGAACGCCTCGGCGAATCCACGCGGACGATCGGGACGACGACCAGAGCCGGCAGCTCCGGCACCGTGACCTGGTTCGTCTACGTCGACGCGCGCCGGGTCGGGAGCCCCTTTTCGTTCTACCGGACCGTCCTCTCGATGATCTCGTCGGAATCGGTTCCCGAGAGCGGCGTCGGCACCGACGACCTGCGGGAACGGCTCCAGTCCCGGCTCTCGCGGCCCGACCGACGGGCCGTCGTCGCGATCGACCACCACGACGAGCCCGAGACGCTCGGCTACGACCGCGTTCGGGAGCTGCTCGACCCGGTCGACGACGGCGTCGCGACGGTCGCCGTCGGCCAGACCGAACCCGCTGACTGGACGGGGACGACGGTGACGGTGCCGGCCTACCGTCACCACGAGCTCGCCGACGTCGTCACCGACCGCACCTCGACGGGGCTGACGGCGGGGACGCTCGATCACGATACCGTCCGGGAGATCGCGATCTGGGCGGACGGCAACGCTCACGACGCGCTCGCGGCGGTGTTTGCCGCAGCGGTGGCCGCCGTCGGGGACGACGCCGACCGGATCGAACGGACCCACCTCGAGACAGCGATGGACGACGTCCCCGACCGCGGCGTCCACGTCGATCGGGCGCTCTCGCTGTCGGAGACCCGCCAGCGGGTGCTGTGCAACCTGATTGACGTGGACGCCGCCGACCGCCCGATCCGGGAGGTCGCGACCGAGATCGCAGATCGATCGGAGCTAACCGCCGGAACGGTCAAGCGGTTCCTCTACGAGCTCGCCGAACGGGGCGTCATCGAACGGGTGCCGCTGGAGACCAACGGGAGCGGGCGCCGACCGAGTACGGTCGTCCCCCGGTTTCCGACGATCGCGTTCCGAGCGCTGGCCGCAACTGACGACGAGTCGTCGTAG
- a CDS encoding oligosaccharyl transferase, archaeosortase A system-associated — MSTETERAEERTESSVLGSWAEWYHVPVVGAVMLFMFWVRTQSYEAFLTEDGTPALAGIDSWYHWRTIQWTAENYPQTMPYEVWTGFPTGNYVGQFGTLFDQLIVTAAMIVGLGDPSSSTLYTVSLFAVPAMAALVAIPVFYLGRRLGGTVGGLVAVVLLALAPGQFLVRTTAGQLQHHVAEVLFMALAVLGMAVALRVAEREQPIYELAADRNWAPLREPTLYSVLAGVALALYIWVWPPGVVLIGIFGVFFAIQLCLDYVRGISPDHVAFVGAVSLGVTAVATALLIEEPGTSVTSFGYLQPGTAALVAVGCLFMAWFARQWNARGIDRRLYPGAIAALIVGTFAVMWLVLPEFYDTLVGNLTGRIIPLDPDAGTLTIQEAQPPEDFTAHVFDEFGTAFYTMLAGLVLLAARPLLGREHRAEYTLILVWSLFLLSMSATQIRFSYYLVLAVAVVNAAFVADVLRLFDLDLQRGTQALRGIETYQIIILFVVVVLLFAPLLPVVAADGDTAVERGEATGPHPDAMVWEESTHWLEANTPEPGNYGGADYADELEYYGSYDYPEDGDFDYPAGAYGVMSWWDYGHLITTQAERIPHSNPFQQNAETASAYLTAESEREAELILEAIAAGEDPLDDDDNVRPLEELETAIEDDADEQLRYVMIDDQMAGGKFSAMTAWSGPDYDHYVTPDVEPGESIDREDVDDRLKVPYEETMVADLYFDDATGMDHYRLVHENDERTAGFVSYALIDPETDEVLTDETGQHQVAFNQPLQQAEVQLSQFEQSPDVDVEYIDDRETAGVKTYERVAGATIVGTADADADEGDVVTAELELDSGTDRGSFTYEQETEVDADGEFELTVPYATDDELDVEDGYTESAVEAVDDYTVTVEGETPQEGDLEVPESAVVDGETVEVELEETELEDAENDGATEDETDGDDADAAEADTETADEDADDAAANDADAEAGADDAGADDTASSLAPAAGLAD; from the coding sequence ATGAGTACGGAGACCGAGCGCGCCGAGGAGCGGACGGAGTCGTCCGTCCTCGGCTCGTGGGCGGAGTGGTACCACGTCCCCGTCGTCGGGGCCGTGATGCTGTTTATGTTCTGGGTCAGGACCCAGTCCTACGAGGCGTTCCTCACCGAGGACGGCACCCCTGCGCTCGCGGGGATCGACTCCTGGTACCACTGGCGCACGATCCAGTGGACCGCCGAGAACTACCCCCAGACGATGCCCTACGAGGTCTGGACTGGGTTCCCGACGGGGAACTACGTCGGCCAGTTCGGAACCCTGTTCGACCAGCTGATCGTCACCGCCGCGATGATCGTCGGCCTCGGCGATCCGTCGTCGAGCACTCTCTACACCGTCTCCTTGTTCGCGGTGCCGGCGATGGCGGCGCTGGTCGCGATCCCCGTCTTCTACCTGGGTCGGCGGCTGGGCGGAACCGTCGGTGGACTCGTCGCCGTCGTGTTGCTGGCGCTTGCGCCTGGCCAGTTCCTCGTTCGGACCACTGCGGGCCAGCTTCAACACCACGTCGCCGAGGTGCTGTTCATGGCGCTCGCCGTCCTCGGGATGGCGGTCGCGCTGCGGGTCGCCGAGCGCGAGCAGCCGATCTACGAACTTGCCGCCGACCGTAACTGGGCCCCGCTCCGGGAGCCAACGCTCTACAGTGTCCTTGCGGGCGTCGCGCTCGCGCTGTACATCTGGGTCTGGCCCCCCGGCGTCGTTCTGATCGGGATCTTCGGCGTCTTCTTCGCGATCCAGCTCTGTCTCGACTACGTCCGCGGGATCTCCCCCGACCACGTCGCGTTCGTCGGCGCCGTCTCCCTGGGCGTGACTGCGGTCGCAACGGCCCTGCTGATCGAGGAGCCCGGCACGAGCGTCACGAGCTTTGGCTACCTCCAGCCGGGAACCGCGGCGCTGGTCGCCGTCGGCTGTCTGTTCATGGCCTGGTTCGCCCGCCAGTGGAACGCCCGCGGGATCGATCGCCGGCTCTACCCGGGCGCGATCGCCGCGCTCATCGTCGGTACGTTCGCGGTCATGTGGCTGGTGCTGCCCGAGTTCTACGACACGCTCGTCGGCAACCTCACCGGTCGGATCATCCCGCTCGATCCCGACGCGGGGACGCTGACCATCCAGGAGGCCCAGCCTCCTGAGGACTTCACGGCACACGTCTTCGACGAGTTCGGTACCGCCTTCTACACGATGCTCGCCGGACTGGTGCTGCTGGCCGCCCGTCCGCTGCTCGGCCGCGAGCACCGTGCGGAGTACACGCTGATCCTGGTCTGGTCGCTGTTCCTGCTCAGCATGTCCGCGACCCAGATCCGCTTCTCGTACTATCTCGTCCTCGCAGTCGCGGTCGTCAACGCCGCCTTCGTCGCCGACGTGCTGCGGCTGTTCGACCTCGACCTCCAGCGAGGCACGCAAGCGCTCCGCGGGATCGAGACCTACCAGATCATCATTCTGTTCGTCGTCGTCGTCCTCCTGTTCGCGCCGCTGCTTCCCGTCGTCGCCGCCGACGGCGATACGGCGGTCGAGCGCGGCGAGGCGACTGGGCCACACCCCGACGCGATGGTCTGGGAGGAGTCGACCCACTGGCTCGAGGCGAACACGCCCGAACCCGGTAACTACGGTGGCGCCGACTACGCCGATGAGCTCGAGTACTACGGCAGCTACGACTACCCCGAGGACGGGGACTTCGACTACCCTGCGGGGGCCTATGGCGTCATGTCGTGGTGGGACTACGGCCACCTGATCACGACCCAGGCCGAGCGGATTCCCCACTCGAACCCGTTCCAGCAGAACGCCGAGACCGCCTCGGCGTATCTCACCGCCGAGTCCGAGCGGGAGGCCGAGCTGATCCTCGAGGCGATCGCGGCCGGCGAGGACCCGCTGGACGACGACGACAACGTGCGTCCGCTCGAGGAACTCGAGACCGCGATCGAGGACGACGCCGACGAACAGCTGCGGTACGTGATGATCGACGACCAGATGGCGGGCGGGAAGTTCAGCGCGATGACCGCCTGGTCGGGGCCCGACTACGACCACTACGTCACGCCAGACGTCGAGCCCGGCGAGTCGATCGATCGCGAGGACGTCGACGACCGCCTCAAGGTTCCCTACGAGGAGACGATGGTCGCCGACCTCTACTTCGACGACGCAACGGGGATGGACCACTACCGGCTCGTCCACGAGAACGACGAGCGCACCGCCGGGTTCGTCAGCTACGCACTGATCGATCCCGAGACCGACGAGGTGCTCACCGACGAGACCGGCCAGCACCAGGTCGCGTTCAACCAGCCACTCCAGCAGGCGGAGGTCCAGCTCTCGCAGTTCGAGCAGAGCCCCGACGTCGACGTCGAGTACATCGACGATCGCGAGACGGCGGGAGTCAAGACCTACGAGCGCGTCGCAGGCGCGACGATCGTCGGCACCGCCGACGCCGACGCCGACGAGGGCGACGTCGTGACCGCCGAACTGGAGCTCGACTCCGGCACCGACCGCGGCAGCTTCACGTACGAACAAGAGACCGAAGTCGATGCTGACGGGGAGTTCGAGCTGACGGTGCCGTACGCGACCGACGACGAGCTCGACGTCGAGGACGGCTACACCGAAAGCGCCGTCGAGGCCGTCGACGACTACACCGTAACCGTCGAGGGCGAGACGCCCCAGGAGGGCGACCTCGAGGTTCCCGAGAGCGCGGTCGTCGACGGCGAGACCGTCGAGGTCGAGCTCGAGGAGACGGAGCTCGAGGACGCGGAGAACGACGGCGCGACCGAGGACGAAACGGACGGCGACGACGCGGACGCTGCCGAAGCGGACACCGAAACCGCCGACGAGGACGCTGACGACGCTGCAGCGAACGACGCGGACGCCGAAGCAGGCGCAGACGACGCTGGCGCCGACGATACTGCGTCCTCGCTCGCCCCGGCCGCCGGGCTCGCGGACTGA
- the aglG gene encoding glucosyl-dolichyl phosphate glucuronosyltransferase — MKVSAVVCTYAMERYDVFSECVDSVLGQTYNPLEVVVVVDGNEAVFERVREEYGDHEDVVLHCNDENRGISYSRTRGAEIASGEVVAFIDDDAVAEPDWIAELARVYEETDAIAVGGHAKPDWVTEKPDFFPAEFYWLVGCDERGMGEHMAELRNTYGSNISFRRDVFLAVGGYDENTGRKGDRHIQAHEAPVCIRMANRYGKGVIYNTDAVVHHKLFEYRGEFRWLVFRSFWQGYSKRIMDLLLPEAAGDKNEYLKQLLLEFVPSRLRELARDPSSAKVKQLVSIFVFTAAVGFGYLYGFLQSDDVLVSEDADGTSAA; from the coding sequence ATGAAGGTCTCCGCCGTCGTCTGCACGTACGCGATGGAGCGCTACGACGTCTTTTCGGAGTGTGTCGACAGCGTCCTCGGCCAGACCTACAACCCGCTCGAGGTCGTCGTCGTCGTCGACGGTAACGAGGCCGTCTTCGAGCGCGTTCGTGAGGAGTACGGTGACCACGAGGACGTCGTCCTTCACTGTAACGACGAGAACCGGGGGATCTCCTACAGCCGGACGCGAGGGGCCGAGATCGCGAGCGGCGAGGTCGTCGCCTTTATCGACGACGACGCGGTCGCCGAACCCGACTGGATCGCGGAGCTGGCCCGCGTCTACGAGGAGACCGACGCGATCGCCGTCGGTGGCCACGCGAAACCCGACTGGGTGACCGAGAAGCCCGACTTCTTCCCCGCGGAGTTCTACTGGCTCGTCGGCTGTGACGAACGGGGAATGGGCGAGCACATGGCGGAGCTGCGCAACACCTACGGCTCGAACATCTCCTTTCGCCGGGACGTCTTCCTCGCGGTCGGCGGCTACGACGAGAACACGGGTCGGAAGGGCGACCGCCACATCCAGGCCCACGAGGCCCCGGTCTGTATCCGGATGGCAAACAGGTACGGCAAGGGCGTGATCTACAACACCGACGCCGTCGTCCACCACAAGCTGTTCGAGTACCGCGGCGAGTTCCGGTGGCTCGTCTTTCGCTCGTTCTGGCAAGGGTACTCCAAGCGGATCATGGACCTCCTGTTGCCCGAGGCCGCGGGCGACAAGAACGAGTATCTGAAGCAGTTACTGCTGGAGTTCGTCCCCTCGCGGCTCCGGGAGCTCGCCCGCGACCCCTCGAGCGCGAAAGTCAAGCAGCTCGTCTCCATTTTCGTTTTCACGGCTGCTGTCGGCTTCGGTTATCTTTACGGGTTCCTGCAGTCGGACGACGTCCTCGTCAGCGAGGACGCCGACGGGACGTCGGCCGCCTGA
- a CDS encoding IS5/IS1182 family transposase, producing MAINLLDFAQNCRRLAKQAFGSHAGKPASGGLPRWVHVVVHCLRVEEGWTFPEVIDRLRLMPGICELLDLLPETLPDPTTFWHSFDRYAMRVWRALLRVSAQQHPNSGRVALDSTFFERGHASHYYLKRTDRTIQTLKVTTLTDTESLAVLDVHCSAKWRHDTILGRKLVRRNADELVSVAADKAFHNWPIRYEYMAESIEPLLLRSGSTLGPVLHNTLTRSNGYTQRWMAETSYSSTKRSLGSELRSLGWYRQFREIVLMFAVHNIENLSETL from the coding sequence ATGGCGATCAACCTCCTCGACTTCGCTCAAAACTGTCGACGCCTGGCTAAACAAGCGTTTGGGTCACACGCGGGGAAACCTGCCTCCGGCGGGCTTCCCCGCTGGGTCCATGTCGTCGTGCACTGCTTACGAGTCGAAGAAGGCTGGACGTTTCCGGAAGTCATCGATCGGCTCCGCCTCATGCCAGGGATCTGCGAGCTACTGGATTTGTTACCGGAAACTCTGCCCGATCCAACGACGTTCTGGCATTCGTTCGATCGATACGCGATGCGCGTCTGGCGGGCGTTGCTGCGCGTCTCCGCGCAGCAACACCCGAATTCTGGGCGCGTCGCTCTCGACAGCACGTTCTTCGAACGGGGACACGCCTCACACTACTACCTCAAACGCACCGATCGTACGATCCAGACGCTCAAAGTGACGACATTGACGGATACGGAGTCGTTGGCAGTGCTCGACGTCCACTGTTCGGCCAAATGGCGTCACGACACGATACTTGGCCGGAAGCTTGTCCGTCGAAATGCGGACGAGCTGGTCTCTGTGGCGGCTGATAAGGCGTTTCATAATTGGCCGATACGCTACGAATACATGGCTGAGAGCATCGAGCCACTTCTCTTGCGAAGTGGCTCGACGCTCGGCCCAGTTCTTCACAATACGTTGACCAGATCGAATGGATACACGCAACGGTGGATGGCTGAAACGTCGTACTCCTCGACAAAGCGGTCGTTGGGGTCTGAGCTACGCTCACTCGGTTGGTACAGACAGTTCCGTGAGATCGTCCTCATGTTTGCTGTTCACAACATCGAAAATCTCAGTGAAACGCTCTAA